In Vespa crabro chromosome 13, iyVesCrab1.2, whole genome shotgun sequence, one DNA window encodes the following:
- the LOC124428562 gene encoding CD109 antigen-like isoform X2 has protein sequence MDWLCLCSFLLLGIVNNALAESYYAVIAPRILRPDSEYHVTVSTVGVSTPSSVYIELFGNLDNGDRFNISQTVTVEPYSTRIVKLEVGDTFPGRYTLFARGLSGIKFANSTDIQYVHKSYSVFIQTDRAIYKPGNKVMFRCLILDSRLRPSLTRQVDIYITDGGGNRIKQWQRPQITHGIFSNELELSMSPVLGTWKITVNINDQMFEKEFEVAEYVLPKFEVTIDAPKHSTFKESKITATVRAKYTYGKPVKGEATITAYPNIFSGVIQPIFQQPVRKVMPIDGKVTVDFDIVTELRLVDENERPIRIEATVEEELTGRRQNVSFEITLHKHKYTMELIKTSEYYKPGLKYTAFIKLAYHDGAPVQDKKNPVLIAYGYTYNQSAFSNITRFLDEHGMIQLDFYPPKDDISVPLNIEAQYLNLHEWFSSTNQVMSRSNEYIQAILKTENPMVNRDIEIEVNSTTPLKYLSYEVLGRGDILDAGSVYGQDKHNIKFKFLATYVMAPTAHVIVYYIRDDGEVIADTLNVELEGTLQNFVDIKVMPEEVEPGKDVTLTISSKPNSYLGILGVDQRSLLLKSGNDISYEQVVKELKSYDMIEEFPNSNFDFHRSFWRPRSAGTADDVFQNTGAAILTNGYLYEYLSPRYPGNWEGRLEGSSHGASTLRPDLGPPVTLRLATRPPLAGPYAFSRIPPPVWNKPRVFLMHDISNTWLFTNFSSGIKGETEFRRVVPDSITSWVLTAFSLSDVHGLGLIKEPRKLKVFRPFFISMDLPYSVIRGEIVAIQIVVFNYMNKNVVSDVLLENTGQFEFAEISNEVHDTPKLELYRKKKVEIKANSGASVSFMIIPRELGYITIKATAHSVLAGDSVEHKLLVKAEGETQYVNKAVFLDLRNTRSIQTNITIEMPKNIVVDSEHIVISAVGDILGPSIPNLANLIKMPFGCGEQNMLNFVPNIVILNYLKSTNQLKQAIQAKALKYLEIGYQQELTYKHDDGSFSAFGMSDSNGSTWLTAFVAKSFRQATEYITIDNKVIDEALQWLSNNQAENGSFPEVGRVSHRDMQGGAAKGLALTAFTLIAFLENPDAIEKYRNNINRGVDYIVRNMDGLDDPYALSICTYVLNLAKHPYETNAFYVLQSKALTEDDIKWWSKPIAKDDKNPWHSLPSSVDVEMTSYALLTYLRRNLVAESIPIMKWLVKQRNSEGGFASTQDTVIGIYALAQLGEKLMVKDNSIFLTLVYEGGQNQLNINSRNSMILQKQILPKKTRFVNITVNGNGFAIVQVSYEYNLNVTGAWPLFTLDPQVDRNSNANHLQLSICSGFVPTKEANESNMAVMEISLPSGFTVDRDSLPSLEVSQNVKRVETKNGDTMVVLYFDKMVIHEYCPTVSAYRTHKVAKQKPVPVSIYDYYDSSRRARVFYEPRVASLCDICEDEECENVCLSQPDKRKDNASTSVAPSFCIDAYVKFLLVLFSVALYKYL, from the exons atggaTTGGTTATGTTTATGCAGCTTTCTTCTTTTGGGAATAGTAAACAATGCATTAGCTGAATC gtATTATGCTGTTATCGCACCAAGGATACTACGTCCTGATTCTGAATACCATGTTACAGTAAGCACTGTAGGTGTTTCAACACCTTCAAGTGTGTATATAGAATTGTTTGGAAATCTTGACAATGGGGATCGTTTTAACATTTCCCAAACTGTTACAGTAGAACCATATTCTACAAGAATTGTGAAATTAgag GTTGGAGATACTTTTCCAGGACGTTATACACTTTTCGCACGTGGTCTATCTGGCATAAAATTTGCTAATTCGACAGACATACAATATGTTCATAAGAGTTATTCTGTTTTCATACAAACAGATCGGGCAATATATAAGCCTGGTAATAAAGTCATGTTCCGTTGTCTTATATTAGATTCCAGATTAAGACCAAGTCTTACACGTCAAGTAGATATTTATATCACA GATGGAGGTGGTAATCGTATTAAACAATGGCAACGACCACAAATAACACATGGGATCTTTAGTAATGAACTTGAATTATCTATGTCTCCAGTCTTAGGTACTTGGAAGATTACAGTTAATATCAATGATCAAAtgtttgaaaaagaatttgaagTTGCTGAGTATGTACTTCCTAAATTTGAAGTGACTATAGATGCACCCAAACATTCAACTTTTAAAGAATCAAAAATTACTGCTACAGTTCGTGCAAA atataCTTATGGAAAACCTGTCAAAGGAGAAGCTACTATAACTGCTTatccaaatattttttcgGGAGTTATTCAACCAATTTTCCAACAACCCGTAAGAAAAGTTATGCCTATTGATGGAAAAGTTACTGTagattttgatattgttacagAGCTCAG GCTTGTAGATGAGAATGAAAGGCCTATCAGAATCGAAGCTACAGTTGAAGAAGAATTAACAGGTAGAAGGCAAAATGTTTCATTTGAGATAACATTgcataaacataaatatactATGGAGTTAATAAAAACATCTGAATATTATAAACCAGGATTAAAATATACAGCATTT ATTAAATTGGCCTATCATGATGGTGCCCCTgttcaagataaaaaaaatcctGTTCTAATAGCTTATGGATACACTTATAATCAATCAGCTTTCTCTAATATTACACGTTTTCTAGATGAACATGGCATGATACAATTAGATTTTTATCCACCTAAAGATGATATTTCTGTTCCACTTAATATTGAG gcacaatatttaaatttacatgAGTGGTTTTCCAGTACAAATCAAGTCATGTCACGTAgtaatgaatatatacaagCCATTTTAAAAACCGAAAATCCTATGGTAAATCGCGACATTGAGATCGAAGTTAATTCCACAACTCCGCTTAAATATCTAAGTTACGAAGTACTTGGTCGTGGTGATATTTTAGATGCAGGTTCTGTATATGGACaagataaacataatataaaatttaa atTTTTGGCCACATATGTTATGGCACCTACAGCACATGTAATTGTATATTACATTCGAGATGATGGGGAAGTTATTGCAGATACATTAAATGTGGAACTTGAAGGAACATTACAAAATTTT GTTGACATTAAAGTGATGCCAGAAGAAGTTGAGCCAGGAAAGGATGTCACTTTGACAATTTCTTCAAAACCAAATTCATATTTAGGAATATTAGGTGTGGATCAACGGTCTCTTCTTCTAAAATCAGGAAATGATATTtcttat gaaCAAGTggtaaaagaattaaaatcatatgatATGATTGAAGAATTTCCAAATTCAAATTTCGACTTTCATCGTTCGTTCTGGAGACCTAGATCAGCAGGTACAGCTGATGATGTATTTCAG aacaCTGGTGCTGCAATTCTTACAAATGGATAtctttatgaatatttatcaccaa GATACCCAGGAAATTGGGAAGGTAGGCTAGAAGGCTCGTCTCATGGAGCGTCTACGCTTCGACCAGATCTTGGTCCGCCCGTAACGCTCAGATTAGCAACAAGGCCACCATTGGCAGGTCCTTATGCCTTCTCTCGCATCCCACCTCCCGTTTGGAATAAGCCCCGTGTATTCCTTATGCATGACATCTCAAACACCTGGCTTTTCACAAATTTCTCTTCAGG gATCAAAGGAGAAACAGAATTTCGACGTGTTGTACCAGACTCCATAACATCATGGGTGCTTACAGCATTCTCTTTAAGTGATGTACATGGATTAGGTCTCATTAAAGAACCAAGAAag ctAAAAGTTTTTAGacccttctttatttctatggATTTGCCTTATTCTGTAATAAGAGGAGAGATCGTAGCGATACAAATCGTggtatttaattatatgaataaaaatgtgGTATCTGATGTACTATTAGAAAATACTGGACAATTCGAATTTGCAGAAATTTCAAACGAAGTTCATGATACACcaa agTTAGAATTATATCGCaagaagaaagtagaaatTAAAGCTAATTCTGGTGCAAGTGTATCTTTTATGATTATTCCAAGAGAATTAGGGTATATAACAATCAAGGCTACAGCACATAGTGTATTAGCAGGGGATAGTGTCGAACACAAATTACTTGTaaag GCTGAGGGTGAAACACAATATGTGAATAAGGCAGTATTTTTAGATTTAAGAAATACAAGAAGTATACAAACGAATATTACAATTGAGATGCCTAAAAATATAGTAGTAGATTCAGAACATATTGTAATATCTGCAGTag gtGATATCTTGGGCCCTAGTATACCTAATTTAGcaaatttgattaaaatgcCATTTGGATGTGGAGAAcaaaatatgttaaattttgtgcctaatattgttatattaaattatctgaag AGCACAAATCAATTAAAACAAGCTATACAAGCtaaagcattgaaatatttagaaattggTTATCAACAAGAATTGACATATAAACATGATGATGGATCATTCAGTGCATTCGGCATGTCTGATTCTAATGGAAGTACatg gCTTACTGCATTTGTAGCTAAATCATTTAGGCAAGCAACAGAATATATAACTATCGATAACAAAGTAATAGACGAAGCTCTGCAATGGTTATCCAATAATCAAGCTGAAAATGGTAGTTTTCCTGAAGTAGGAAGAGTCAGTCATCGTGATATGCAAGGTGGAGCTGCAAAAGGCCTCGCATTAACTGCATTTACACTTATTGCCTTTCTTGAAAATCCa gatgcaatagaaaaatatagaaataatataaatagaggTGTTGATTATATAGTCAGAAACATGGATGGATTAGACGATCCATATGCTTTAAGTATATGCACATACGTGTTAAATTTGGCAAAACATCCATACGAGACTAATGCATTTTATGTATTACAATCCAAAGCTCTGACAGAAGATGATATTAAATGGTGGAGTAAACCAATTGcaaaagatgataaaaatcCATGGCATTCTTTACCTAGTTCTGTAGATGTAGAAATGACATCTTATGCGTTACTTACGTACTTACGGAGGAATTTAGTTGCTGAGTCTATACCCATAATGAAATGGTTGGTGAAACAAAGAAATTCAGAAGGTGGTTTTGCATCGACGCAa gATACTGTGATAGGTATATATGCGTTAGCACAATTAGGTGAAAAATTAATGGTAAAAGacaattctatttttctaacaTTAGTCTATGAAGGAGGACAAAAtcaattgaatataaattctCGTAATTCTATGATACTTCAAAAACAAATT CTTCCAAAAAAGACACGTTTCGTTAATATCACTGTCAATGGTAATGGATTCGCCATAGTTCAAGTATCATACGAATATAATTTGAACGTAACTGGTGCTTGGCCGCTATTTACTTTAGATCCTCAGGTAGATCGAAACTCTAATGCTAATCATTTGCAACTATCTATTTGTTCTGG ATTTGTACCAACAAAGGAAGCTAATGAAAGTAACATGGCTGTTATGGAAATTAGTTTGCCATCAGGTTTTACAGTTGATAGGGATTCTCTACCTAGTCTTGAAGTATCGCAAAATGTTAAAAGAGTAGAAACTAAAAATGGCGATACAATGGTTGTTTTGTATTTTGATAAG ATGGTTATTCATGAGTATTGTCCTACTGTATCTGCATATAGGACACATAAAGTAGCTAAACAAAAACCAGTACCTGTTtctatatatgattattatgattcat cgAGAAGAGCACGAGTTTTTTATGAACCACGAGTTGCATCACTTTGtgatatatgcgaagatgaagaaTGTGAAAATGTTTGTCTCTCGCAACctgataaaaggaaagataatgcTAGTACATCTGTTGCTCCATCTTTCTGTATAGATGCATACGTGAAATTCTtgcttgttttgttttctgttgcactttataaatatttgtaa
- the LOC124428562 gene encoding CD109 antigen-like isoform X1 translates to MYTKLNSKLTNLFGFCVYIFMAVLSTFFIFTTFFYLGPHNQKEKAYYAVIAPRILRPDSEYHVTVSTVGVSTPSSVYIELFGNLDNGDRFNISQTVTVEPYSTRIVKLEVGDTFPGRYTLFARGLSGIKFANSTDIQYVHKSYSVFIQTDRAIYKPGNKVMFRCLILDSRLRPSLTRQVDIYITDGGGNRIKQWQRPQITHGIFSNELELSMSPVLGTWKITVNINDQMFEKEFEVAEYVLPKFEVTIDAPKHSTFKESKITATVRAKYTYGKPVKGEATITAYPNIFSGVIQPIFQQPVRKVMPIDGKVTVDFDIVTELRLVDENERPIRIEATVEEELTGRRQNVSFEITLHKHKYTMELIKTSEYYKPGLKYTAFIKLAYHDGAPVQDKKNPVLIAYGYTYNQSAFSNITRFLDEHGMIQLDFYPPKDDISVPLNIEAQYLNLHEWFSSTNQVMSRSNEYIQAILKTENPMVNRDIEIEVNSTTPLKYLSYEVLGRGDILDAGSVYGQDKHNIKFKFLATYVMAPTAHVIVYYIRDDGEVIADTLNVELEGTLQNFVDIKVMPEEVEPGKDVTLTISSKPNSYLGILGVDQRSLLLKSGNDISYEQVVKELKSYDMIEEFPNSNFDFHRSFWRPRSAGTADDVFQNTGAAILTNGYLYEYLSPRYPGNWEGRLEGSSHGASTLRPDLGPPVTLRLATRPPLAGPYAFSRIPPPVWNKPRVFLMHDISNTWLFTNFSSGIKGETEFRRVVPDSITSWVLTAFSLSDVHGLGLIKEPRKLKVFRPFFISMDLPYSVIRGEIVAIQIVVFNYMNKNVVSDVLLENTGQFEFAEISNEVHDTPKLELYRKKKVEIKANSGASVSFMIIPRELGYITIKATAHSVLAGDSVEHKLLVKAEGETQYVNKAVFLDLRNTRSIQTNITIEMPKNIVVDSEHIVISAVGDILGPSIPNLANLIKMPFGCGEQNMLNFVPNIVILNYLKSTNQLKQAIQAKALKYLEIGYQQELTYKHDDGSFSAFGMSDSNGSTWLTAFVAKSFRQATEYITIDNKVIDEALQWLSNNQAENGSFPEVGRVSHRDMQGGAAKGLALTAFTLIAFLENPDAIEKYRNNINRGVDYIVRNMDGLDDPYALSICTYVLNLAKHPYETNAFYVLQSKALTEDDIKWWSKPIAKDDKNPWHSLPSSVDVEMTSYALLTYLRRNLVAESIPIMKWLVKQRNSEGGFASTQDTVIGIYALAQLGEKLMVKDNSIFLTLVYEGGQNQLNINSRNSMILQKQILPKKTRFVNITVNGNGFAIVQVSYEYNLNVTGAWPLFTLDPQVDRNSNANHLQLSICSGFVPTKEANESNMAVMEISLPSGFTVDRDSLPSLEVSQNVKRVETKNGDTMVVLYFDKMVIHEYCPTVSAYRTHKVAKQKPVPVSIYDYYDSSRRARVFYEPRVASLCDICEDEECENVCLSQPDKRKDNASTSVAPSFCIDAYVKFLLVLFSVALYKYL, encoded by the exons atgtatactAAATTGAATTCAAAATTAACCAATCTATTTGGTTTctgtgtttatatttttatggcGGTTCTTTcaacgttttttatttttactacttttttctatttggGTCCTCAtaatcagaaagaaaaagc gtATTATGCTGTTATCGCACCAAGGATACTACGTCCTGATTCTGAATACCATGTTACAGTAAGCACTGTAGGTGTTTCAACACCTTCAAGTGTGTATATAGAATTGTTTGGAAATCTTGACAATGGGGATCGTTTTAACATTTCCCAAACTGTTACAGTAGAACCATATTCTACAAGAATTGTGAAATTAgag GTTGGAGATACTTTTCCAGGACGTTATACACTTTTCGCACGTGGTCTATCTGGCATAAAATTTGCTAATTCGACAGACATACAATATGTTCATAAGAGTTATTCTGTTTTCATACAAACAGATCGGGCAATATATAAGCCTGGTAATAAAGTCATGTTCCGTTGTCTTATATTAGATTCCAGATTAAGACCAAGTCTTACACGTCAAGTAGATATTTATATCACA GATGGAGGTGGTAATCGTATTAAACAATGGCAACGACCACAAATAACACATGGGATCTTTAGTAATGAACTTGAATTATCTATGTCTCCAGTCTTAGGTACTTGGAAGATTACAGTTAATATCAATGATCAAAtgtttgaaaaagaatttgaagTTGCTGAGTATGTACTTCCTAAATTTGAAGTGACTATAGATGCACCCAAACATTCAACTTTTAAAGAATCAAAAATTACTGCTACAGTTCGTGCAAA atataCTTATGGAAAACCTGTCAAAGGAGAAGCTACTATAACTGCTTatccaaatattttttcgGGAGTTATTCAACCAATTTTCCAACAACCCGTAAGAAAAGTTATGCCTATTGATGGAAAAGTTACTGTagattttgatattgttacagAGCTCAG GCTTGTAGATGAGAATGAAAGGCCTATCAGAATCGAAGCTACAGTTGAAGAAGAATTAACAGGTAGAAGGCAAAATGTTTCATTTGAGATAACATTgcataaacataaatatactATGGAGTTAATAAAAACATCTGAATATTATAAACCAGGATTAAAATATACAGCATTT ATTAAATTGGCCTATCATGATGGTGCCCCTgttcaagataaaaaaaatcctGTTCTAATAGCTTATGGATACACTTATAATCAATCAGCTTTCTCTAATATTACACGTTTTCTAGATGAACATGGCATGATACAATTAGATTTTTATCCACCTAAAGATGATATTTCTGTTCCACTTAATATTGAG gcacaatatttaaatttacatgAGTGGTTTTCCAGTACAAATCAAGTCATGTCACGTAgtaatgaatatatacaagCCATTTTAAAAACCGAAAATCCTATGGTAAATCGCGACATTGAGATCGAAGTTAATTCCACAACTCCGCTTAAATATCTAAGTTACGAAGTACTTGGTCGTGGTGATATTTTAGATGCAGGTTCTGTATATGGACaagataaacataatataaaatttaa atTTTTGGCCACATATGTTATGGCACCTACAGCACATGTAATTGTATATTACATTCGAGATGATGGGGAAGTTATTGCAGATACATTAAATGTGGAACTTGAAGGAACATTACAAAATTTT GTTGACATTAAAGTGATGCCAGAAGAAGTTGAGCCAGGAAAGGATGTCACTTTGACAATTTCTTCAAAACCAAATTCATATTTAGGAATATTAGGTGTGGATCAACGGTCTCTTCTTCTAAAATCAGGAAATGATATTtcttat gaaCAAGTggtaaaagaattaaaatcatatgatATGATTGAAGAATTTCCAAATTCAAATTTCGACTTTCATCGTTCGTTCTGGAGACCTAGATCAGCAGGTACAGCTGATGATGTATTTCAG aacaCTGGTGCTGCAATTCTTACAAATGGATAtctttatgaatatttatcaccaa GATACCCAGGAAATTGGGAAGGTAGGCTAGAAGGCTCGTCTCATGGAGCGTCTACGCTTCGACCAGATCTTGGTCCGCCCGTAACGCTCAGATTAGCAACAAGGCCACCATTGGCAGGTCCTTATGCCTTCTCTCGCATCCCACCTCCCGTTTGGAATAAGCCCCGTGTATTCCTTATGCATGACATCTCAAACACCTGGCTTTTCACAAATTTCTCTTCAGG gATCAAAGGAGAAACAGAATTTCGACGTGTTGTACCAGACTCCATAACATCATGGGTGCTTACAGCATTCTCTTTAAGTGATGTACATGGATTAGGTCTCATTAAAGAACCAAGAAag ctAAAAGTTTTTAGacccttctttatttctatggATTTGCCTTATTCTGTAATAAGAGGAGAGATCGTAGCGATACAAATCGTggtatttaattatatgaataaaaatgtgGTATCTGATGTACTATTAGAAAATACTGGACAATTCGAATTTGCAGAAATTTCAAACGAAGTTCATGATACACcaa agTTAGAATTATATCGCaagaagaaagtagaaatTAAAGCTAATTCTGGTGCAAGTGTATCTTTTATGATTATTCCAAGAGAATTAGGGTATATAACAATCAAGGCTACAGCACATAGTGTATTAGCAGGGGATAGTGTCGAACACAAATTACTTGTaaag GCTGAGGGTGAAACACAATATGTGAATAAGGCAGTATTTTTAGATTTAAGAAATACAAGAAGTATACAAACGAATATTACAATTGAGATGCCTAAAAATATAGTAGTAGATTCAGAACATATTGTAATATCTGCAGTag gtGATATCTTGGGCCCTAGTATACCTAATTTAGcaaatttgattaaaatgcCATTTGGATGTGGAGAAcaaaatatgttaaattttgtgcctaatattgttatattaaattatctgaag AGCACAAATCAATTAAAACAAGCTATACAAGCtaaagcattgaaatatttagaaattggTTATCAACAAGAATTGACATATAAACATGATGATGGATCATTCAGTGCATTCGGCATGTCTGATTCTAATGGAAGTACatg gCTTACTGCATTTGTAGCTAAATCATTTAGGCAAGCAACAGAATATATAACTATCGATAACAAAGTAATAGACGAAGCTCTGCAATGGTTATCCAATAATCAAGCTGAAAATGGTAGTTTTCCTGAAGTAGGAAGAGTCAGTCATCGTGATATGCAAGGTGGAGCTGCAAAAGGCCTCGCATTAACTGCATTTACACTTATTGCCTTTCTTGAAAATCCa gatgcaatagaaaaatatagaaataatataaatagaggTGTTGATTATATAGTCAGAAACATGGATGGATTAGACGATCCATATGCTTTAAGTATATGCACATACGTGTTAAATTTGGCAAAACATCCATACGAGACTAATGCATTTTATGTATTACAATCCAAAGCTCTGACAGAAGATGATATTAAATGGTGGAGTAAACCAATTGcaaaagatgataaaaatcCATGGCATTCTTTACCTAGTTCTGTAGATGTAGAAATGACATCTTATGCGTTACTTACGTACTTACGGAGGAATTTAGTTGCTGAGTCTATACCCATAATGAAATGGTTGGTGAAACAAAGAAATTCAGAAGGTGGTTTTGCATCGACGCAa gATACTGTGATAGGTATATATGCGTTAGCACAATTAGGTGAAAAATTAATGGTAAAAGacaattctatttttctaacaTTAGTCTATGAAGGAGGACAAAAtcaattgaatataaattctCGTAATTCTATGATACTTCAAAAACAAATT CTTCCAAAAAAGACACGTTTCGTTAATATCACTGTCAATGGTAATGGATTCGCCATAGTTCAAGTATCATACGAATATAATTTGAACGTAACTGGTGCTTGGCCGCTATTTACTTTAGATCCTCAGGTAGATCGAAACTCTAATGCTAATCATTTGCAACTATCTATTTGTTCTGG ATTTGTACCAACAAAGGAAGCTAATGAAAGTAACATGGCTGTTATGGAAATTAGTTTGCCATCAGGTTTTACAGTTGATAGGGATTCTCTACCTAGTCTTGAAGTATCGCAAAATGTTAAAAGAGTAGAAACTAAAAATGGCGATACAATGGTTGTTTTGTATTTTGATAAG ATGGTTATTCATGAGTATTGTCCTACTGTATCTGCATATAGGACACATAAAGTAGCTAAACAAAAACCAGTACCTGTTtctatatatgattattatgattcat cgAGAAGAGCACGAGTTTTTTATGAACCACGAGTTGCATCACTTTGtgatatatgcgaagatgaagaaTGTGAAAATGTTTGTCTCTCGCAACctgataaaaggaaagataatgcTAGTACATCTGTTGCTCCATCTTTCTGTATAGATGCATACGTGAAATTCTtgcttgttttgttttctgttgcactttataaatatttgtaa